One genomic window of Methanosalsum zhilinae DSM 4017 includes the following:
- a CDS encoding DUF373 family protein: MQTLVICIDRDNDIGEKAGIKTPVIGRENNIEAAVKLATVDPEDSDTNTIFGGIKVLDDLRKRGVDAEIVSLAGDKNVGVISDQNISRQLDELLLEFDVKSSIFISDGAEDETLVPIVQSRVKIDSVQRIVVMQSANLESTYYILKHAFSDPKISQTFFVPIGLAAIIYSLSLLANYPEGAIVGILIAVGIYMLYRGFMLDDKLALFFDQMKSSIHSGKITFITYLSAVLVGIIATVQGVVSVWAYYVEGGIWYYGTLTLFTLFINSSVIWYVLAGLVANTGKVIDRYVNGLPVKKSVSHAFFITSVGSLLWGASMYLLSITLDGEFVITPESGIQYFVYSIILAFILSLIGIKISLDTIRKNRMFE; encoded by the coding sequence AGCTGCTGTAAAGCTGGCAACTGTTGATCCTGAAGATTCTGATACCAATACGATATTTGGTGGGATCAAGGTACTTGATGATCTTCGTAAAAGGGGTGTTGATGCTGAAATAGTTTCACTTGCCGGAGATAAAAATGTAGGTGTAATCTCAGATCAGAATATATCTCGCCAGCTTGATGAATTGCTTCTGGAATTTGATGTAAAAAGTTCAATCTTTATTTCAGATGGAGCAGAAGATGAAACACTGGTTCCTATTGTTCAGTCACGTGTGAAAATAGATTCCGTGCAACGTATTGTTGTGATGCAGAGTGCCAATCTTGAGAGCACATATTACATTCTAAAACATGCATTCAGTGACCCCAAGATATCTCAGACATTTTTTGTACCTATAGGCCTTGCTGCTATAATTTATTCATTGTCACTTCTGGCTAATTATCCAGAAGGAGCTATAGTTGGTATTCTGATAGCTGTGGGTATATATATGCTTTATAGAGGATTCATGCTTGATGATAAACTGGCTCTGTTTTTTGATCAGATGAAATCATCAATACATTCTGGAAAAATCACATTTATTACGTATCTCTCTGCTGTTCTGGTTGGGATTATTGCCACCGTACAGGGAGTTGTTAGCGTTTGGGCGTATTATGTTGAGGGTGGTATATGGTATTATGGAACCTTAACACTATTTACCTTATTTATTAATTCATCTGTAATATGGTATGTACTGGCAGGTCTTGTAGCAAATACCGGAAAAGTTATAGATAGATATGTCAATGGACTTCCTGTTAAAAAATCAGTGTCTCATGCCTTTTTTATAACTTCGGTTGGATCATTGCTCTGGGGTGCAAGCATGTACCTGTTATCGATTACACTGGATGGTGAGTTTGTAATAACTCCAGAATCCGGAATTCAGTATTTTGTGTATTCAATAATCCTTGCTTTTATTTTATCTCTTATTGGTATTAAGATATCACTGGATACTATAAGAAAAAACAGGATGTTTGAATGA